A portion of the Scylla paramamosain isolate STU-SP2022 unplaced genomic scaffold, ASM3559412v1 Contig65, whole genome shotgun sequence genome contains these proteins:
- the LOC135098450 gene encoding uncharacterized protein LOC135098450 isoform X3 has product MEECPHFQDLTVKRFLKTLLEHNRRDILSKPEKFVRLKPGSDAAKTFTVYPEGSAGAGGGILLGQCACNTQAHFSKRLTLCCRYCRLSFCVRFRTETSAERFRTETSAERVSGRNATTALPTR; this is encoded by the exons ATGGAGGAGTGCCCACACTTCCAGGACCTTACTGTTAAGAGGTTCCTGAAGACCCTACTTGAGCACAACCGCCGAGACATTCTCTCCAAGCCGGAGAAGTTTGTGCGCCTGA AGCCAGGGAGTGATGCTGCTAAGACCTTCACTGTCTATCCAGAGGGATCcgcaggtgctggtggtggaatcTTGCTTGGACAGTGTGCCTGTAACACACAGGCACATTTCTCCAAAAG GTTGACGCTGTGCTGCCGGTACTGTCGCCTCAGCTTCTGCGTCAGATTCAGAACAGAGACTTCAGCAGAGAGATTCAGAACAGAGACTTCagcagagagagtgagtgggagaaaCGCTACAACCGCTTTGCCCACTCGATGA
- the LOC135098450 gene encoding uncharacterized protein LOC135098450 isoform X4, whose product MEECPHFQDLTVKRFLKTLLEHNRRDILSKPEKFVRLKPGSDAAKTFTVYPEGSAGAGGGILLGQCACNTQAHFSKRLTLCCRYCRLSFCVRFRTETSAERVSGRNATTALPTR is encoded by the exons ATGGAGGAGTGCCCACACTTCCAGGACCTTACTGTTAAGAGGTTCCTGAAGACCCTACTTGAGCACAACCGCCGAGACATTCTCTCCAAGCCGGAGAAGTTTGTGCGCCTGA AGCCAGGGAGTGATGCTGCTAAGACCTTCACTGTCTATCCAGAGGGATCcgcaggtgctggtggtggaatcTTGCTTGGACAGTGTGCCTGTAACACACAGGCACATTTCTCCAAAAG GTTGACGCTGTGCTGCCGGTACTGTCGCCTCAGCTTCTGCGTCAGATTCAGAACAGAGACTTCagcagagagagtgagtgggagaaaCGCTACAACTGCTTTGCCCACTCGATGA
- the LOC135098450 gene encoding uncharacterized protein LOC135098450 isoform X2, giving the protein MVQRCLRSDAFTHAVFTTMEECPHFQDLTVKRFLKTLLEHNRRDILSKPEKFVRLKPGSDAAKTFTVYPEGSAGAGGGILLGQCACNTQAHFSKRLTLCCRYCRLSFCVRFRTETSAERFRTETSAERVSGRNATTALPTR; this is encoded by the exons ATGGTACAG CGGTGCCTGAGAAGCGATGCCTTCACCCACGCAGTTTTCACCACGATGGAGGAGTGCCCACACTTCCAGGACCTTACTGTTAAGAGGTTCCTGAAGACCCTACTTGAGCACAACCGCCGAGACATTCTCTCCAAGCCGGAGAAGTTTGTGCGCCTGA AGCCAGGGAGTGATGCTGCTAAGACCTTCACTGTCTATCCAGAGGGATCcgcaggtgctggtggtggaatcTTGCTTGGACAGTGTGCCTGTAACACACAGGCACATTTCTCCAAAAG GTTGACGCTGTGCTGCCGGTACTGTCGCCTCAGCTTCTGCGTCAGATTCAGAACAGAGACTTCAGCAGAGAGATTCAGAACAGAGACTTCagcagagagagtgagtgggagaaaCGCTACAACCGCTTTGCCCACTCGATGA
- the LOC135098450 gene encoding uncharacterized protein LOC135098450 isoform X1 → MMLDQHVEYGSKNGFCRAVCPARFPEERCLRSDAFTHAVFTTMEECPHFQDLTVKRFLKTLLEHNRRDILSKPEKFVRLKPGSDAAKTFTVYPEGSAGAGGGILLGQCACNTQAHFSKRLTLCCRYCRLSFCVRFRTETSAERFRTETSAERVSGRNATTALPTR, encoded by the exons ATGATGCTAGACCAGCATGTGGAGTACGGGAGCAAGAATGGGTTCTGCCGTGCCGTTTGTCCTGCCAGATTCCCGGAGGAG CGGTGCCTGAGAAGCGATGCCTTCACCCACGCAGTTTTCACCACGATGGAGGAGTGCCCACACTTCCAGGACCTTACTGTTAAGAGGTTCCTGAAGACCCTACTTGAGCACAACCGCCGAGACATTCTCTCCAAGCCGGAGAAGTTTGTGCGCCTGA AGCCAGGGAGTGATGCTGCTAAGACCTTCACTGTCTATCCAGAGGGATCcgcaggtgctggtggtggaatcTTGCTTGGACAGTGTGCCTGTAACACACAGGCACATTTCTCCAAAAG GTTGACGCTGTGCTGCCGGTACTGTCGCCTCAGCTTCTGCGTCAGATTCAGAACAGAGACTTCAGCAGAGAGATTCAGAACAGAGACTTCagcagagagagtgagtgggagaaaCGCTACAACCGCTTTGCCCACTCGATGA